Proteins from a genomic interval of Yarrowia lipolytica chromosome 1E, complete sequence:
- a CDS encoding uncharacterized protein (Compare to YALI0E27742g, weakly similar to uniprot|P03069 Saccharomyces cerevisiae YEL009c GCN4 transcriptional activator of amino acid biosynthetic genes, similar to Saccharomyces cerevisiae GCN4 (YEL009C); ancestral locus Anc_7.131) — translation MSIYHDYKRFSKHESAFGGFAASMSGNQMPFSPMLTPKHEAVGEFGKTGHAHAQTAAPQQPQQIDPLVASLTPATGTISPQELMGHSFGNDDFDASPIFGDADLGDCNNWESLFNDDAAAPQASPAPQVAPVAVKAEPDAELMPFPMAFTQNIDSFAPTTVSASVSPASSSVGPESLGGMDVNPLKRPRDGSESPSFENKKDQHGLTAYNRKPRQAPLSPIVVEEGADSVAVKRARNTEAARRSRARKMERMSQLEERVEELLTRNKELEAEVARLRAMQK, via the coding sequence ATGTCTATCTACCACGATTACAAGCGATTCTCGAAGCACGAGTCTGCCTTTGGCGGCTTCGCTGCTTCGATGAGCGGCAACCAGATGCCCTTCTCTCCCATGCTGACCCCCAAGCACGAGGCTGTCGGAGAGTTTGGCAAGACTGGCCACGCTCATGCTCAGACTGCTGCCCCTCAGCAGCCCCAACAGATTGATCCCCTAGTTGCCTCTCTCACCCCGGCAACTGGTACAATTTCGCCCCAGGAACTCATGGGCCACAGCTTTGGCAACGACGACTTTGATGCCTCTCCTATCTTCGGTGATGCCGACCTTGGAGACTGCAACAACTGGGAGTCGCTGTTCAATGACgacgctgctgctcccCAGGCCAGCCCTGCCCCCCAGGTTGCGCCCGTCGCTGTCAAGGCTGAGCCTGACGCTGAGCTCATGCCCTTCCCCATGGCCTTCACTCAGAACATTGACTCGTTCGCTCCTACTACCGTGTCTGCTTCGGTCAGCCCTGCCTCCAGCAGTGTTGGACCTGAATCTCTCGGCGGTATGGATGTGAACCCTCTCAAGCGACCGCGAGATGGCTCTGAGTCTCCCTCTtttgagaacaagaaggaccagCATGGTCTTACTGCTTACAACCGAAAGCCTCGACAggctcctctctctcccattgttgttgaggagggTGCTGACTCTGTGGCCGTCAAGCGAGCTCGAAACACCGAGGCCGCTCGACGATCCCGAGCCCGAAAGATGGAGCGAATGTCCCAGCTTGAGGAGCGAGTCGAGGAGCTTCTGACTCgaaacaaggagctcgaggcCGAGGTTGCCCGACTCCGTGCTATGCAGAAGTAA
- a CDS encoding uncharacterized protein (Compare to YALI0E27764g, similar to uniprot|Q05892 Saccharomyces cerevisiae YLR290c, similar to Saccharomyces cerevisiae YLR290C; ancestral locus Anc_6.87), which translates to MSKNLVVFGGNGFLGRHICKQALSKGWAVTSISRSGPPKNAESWMSKVQWKRADVFEPSTYTNELEKASAVIHSMGILLEGGNYKQGLNGGVKDALCGLVKGSNPMAKDPNFSYDKMNRLSAVLTATAFADTVPMDERKPYVMVSAEKTSNLIPDGYITSKRMAETEISDLTNLRSVFLRPAFMYESSGDRQFGIHKSTPRDALAEALKVGFGAQTVARSFFPALPQFIQPPLSVNVVAEAAVDALNEDIEGVIALAALKRFSDSKSRN; encoded by the exons ATGTCGAAAAACCTCGTTGTCTTTGGCGGAAACGGATTCCTTG GACGACACATTTGCAAGCAGGCCCTCTCCAAGGGATGGGCAGTCACTTCCATCTCTCGATCTGGACCTCCCAAGAACGCCGAGAGCTGGATGTCCAAGGTCCAATGGAAGCGAGCTGACGTCTTTGAGCCCTCTACATACACCAACGAGCTAGAGAAGGCGTCGGCAGTGATTCACTCAATGGGAATCTTGCTGGAGGGCGGCAACTACAAGCAGGGACTTAACGGAGGAGTTAAAGACGCCCTGTGTGGTCTCGTCAAGGGCTCCAATCCTATGGCCAAGGACCCAAACTTTTCCTACGACAAAATGAACAGATTGAGCGCAGTTCTGACGGCAACAGCATTTGCCGACACTGTTCCGATGGACGAGAGAAAGCCCTACGTCATGGTGTCTGCCGAGAAGACCAGCAATCTCATCCCCGATGGATATATCACCTCCAAACGAATGGCAGAGACCGAAATCTCCGACCTCACCAACCTCAGATCGGTGTTCCTGCGACCCGCATTCATGTACGAGTCTTCCGGGGACCGTCAATTTGGCATTCACAAGTCTACACCTCGAGACGCTCTTGCCGAGGCTTTAAAGGTCGGATTCGGCGCCCAGACCGTTGCTCGATCCTTCTTCCCTGCTCTTCCACAGTTCATCCAGCCTCCTCTCAGTGTCAACGTTGTTGCGGAGGCAGCGGTAGATGCTCTGAATGAGGACATCGAGGGAGTCATTGCCctggctgctctcaaacgATTTAGTGACTCCAAAAGTAGAAACTAA
- a CDS encoding uncharacterized protein (Compare to YALI0E27786g, similar to uniprot|Q08417 Saccharomyces cerevisiae YOR049C) gives MKISTLIVVAALIGLCLAAPPSAEEMGMTPDEWSNWVYSQYGVYGMRPSRAANLVGMILFIILWAIQGALALYYRQWWFGGAFFCGICLEFLGYLGRFLSTWDLQNLNEFILQIVCLTLAPAFIMAGVYCLLAKFVVIYGESYSRVAPLVYTLIFVACDLISIVIQAVGGGISATALYDNKSTDDGTHIMVAGMAFQVFTMSIFFIMTTDFLWRVHKGIRNPNVADSRANDPEIIAIRESPKMKYFVIATYIAFGFVFTRSVYRVVELAEGWYGNLLQHEAYLLVLDGLMMLIAITILTVFYPGFVWGRTHINAGAVKHSKSEKNEFQDVQQEHYPEQQEYPEQRDDGSYGKETESSV, from the coding sequence ATGAAAATCTCAACGCTCATAGTCGTGGCAGCTCTCATTGGCCTGTGTTTGGCTGCTCCCCCCAGTGCAGAGGAGATGGGAATGACCCCAGACGAATGGTCCAACTGGGTGTACTCCCAGTATGGTGTCTACGGAATGCGACCCAGTCGAGCCGCCAATCTCGTGGGAATGATTCTCTTCATTATCCTGTGGGCTATCCAAGGAGCGCTGGCCTTGTACTACCGACAATGGTGGTTTGGAGgagccttcttctgtgGCATCTGTCTGGAGTTTCTCGGATACCTGGGCCGATTCCTGTCCACCTGGGATCTCCAGAACTTGAACGAGTTCATTCTACAGATTGTCTGTCTGACTCTGGCACCTGCCTTCATAATGGCGGGTGTCTACTGTCTGCTGGCAAAGTTTGTCGTCATCTACGGAGAGAGCTACAGTCGGGTAGCTCCTCTGGTGTACACATTGATCTTCGTGGCCTGTGATTTGATTTCCATTGTCATCCAGGCTGTAGGAGGAGGTATTTCAGCCACTGCTCTCTACGACAACAAGTCTACCGACGACGGAACTCACATCATGGTCGCCGGTATGGCTTTTCAGGTCTTCACCATGTCAATTTTCTTTATCATGACCACTGACTTCTTGTGGCGAGTGCACAAGGGTATCCGTAACCCCAACGTCGCGGACTCTCGAGCCAATGACCCCGAAATCATTGCTATTCGAGAGTCGCCCAAGATGAAGTACTTTGTCATTGCTACATACATTGCCTTTGGCTTTGTCTTCACTCGGTCCGTCTACCGAGTCGTCGAGCTGGCTGAGGGCTGGTACGGCAATCTTCTTCAGCACGAGGCCTACCTGCTTGTGCTGGACGGTCTGATGATGCTCATTGCCATCACCATTCTGACCGTCTTCTACCCCGGCTTCGTCTGGGGCCGAACCCACATCAACGCCGGAGCTGTCAAGCATAGCAAGAGCGAAAAAAACGAGTTCCAGGACGTTCAGCAGGAACATTACCCCGAACAGCAAGAATACCCGGAACAGCGAGACGATGGGTCTTACGGAAAGGAGACCGAAAGCAGTGTTTAG
- a CDS encoding uncharacterized protein (Compare to YALI0E27808g, similar to uniprot|P38911 Saccharomyces cerevisiae YML074c NPI46 proline cis-trans isomerase, similar to Saccharomyces cerevisiae FPR4 (YLR449W) and FPR3 (YML074C); ancestral locus Anc_4.342) — protein sequence MSNNANNCLPLASYTLAVFPGIPVAPIEQDFPVSVRITMAAIDPARIEGDEEEPATLRILKPADNFDDEDDEDDEDEDDDDEDDEVSAEDMAQIKKLIAANEDGLDEVEGGDDDEDDDEDDEMEFEEDDEDDDDEGEIEDFVVCTLSPKFGYQQTLDLVITPGEQIMFEVTGSYAIHLSGNYIEHPYDMEDEDELLALGEDDEDDEDELDEGEYDLSPDEDEVINGDERLVELMEQDDEDDEDDEDEEEEPVVEPKKILKRAAEEKKQEKAAKKAKVAFTKNLEQGPTPSEPKPKLVTRQLEGGVKIEDRTVGEGPSAKVGSKVGVRYVGKLANGKVFDSNSKGKPFYFSVGKGEVIRGWDIGVQGMKVKGERRIIIPPGMAYGKQKLPGIPPNSQLTFDVKVVNIK from the coding sequence ATGTCTAACAACGCCAACAACTGCCTTCCCCTGGCCTCCTACACCCTGGCCGTGTTCCCCGGAATTCCCGTGGCCCCCATTGAGCAGGACTTCCCTGTTTCTGTGCGAATCACCATGGCTGCCATTGATCCCGCCCGAATTGAgggtgatgaggaggagcccgCCACTCTCCGAATCCTTAAGCCTGCCGACAACTTcgacgatgaggacgacgaggatgacgaggacgaggatgacgacgatgaggatgacgaAGTCTCTGCTGAGGACATGgctcagatcaagaagctgaTCGCCGCCAACGAGGACGGTCTCGATGAGGTTGAGGGAGGagacgacgatgaggatgacgacgaggacgacgagatggagttcgaggaggacgatgaggacgacgacgacgagggtGAGATTGAGGACTTTGTTGTCTGCACTCTCTCCCCCAAGTTTGGATACCAGCAGACTCTTGATCTCGTTATCACCCCCGGTGAGCAGATCATGTTCGAGGTCACTGGCTCCTACGCCATCCACCTCTCCGGTAACTACATTGAGCACCCCTACGacatggaggacgaggatgagCTCCTTGCTCTCGgtgaggacgacgaggatgatgaggacGAGCTCGACGAAGGCGAGTACGATCTCTCTCccgatgaggatgaggtcATCAACGGTGACGAGCGACTTGTCGAGCTCATGGAGcaggacgacgaggacgatgaggacgatgaggatgaggaggaagagccCGTTGTCGAGCCTAAGAAGATCCTCAAGCGAGCcgccgaggagaagaagcaggagaaggccgccaagaaggccaaggttGCCTTCACCAAGAACCTCGAGCAGGGCCCCACTCCCTCCGagcccaagcccaagcttGTCACCCGACAGCTTGAGGGTGGtgtcaagattgaggacCGAACCGTCGGTGAGGGTCCTTCCGCCAAGGTCGGCTCCAAGGTCGGTGTCCGATACGTTGGCAAGCTCGCCAACGGTAAGGTCTTtgactccaactccaagggtAAGCCTTTCTACTTCTCTGTCGGTAAGGGCGAGGTCATCCGAGGATGGGACATTGGTGTCCAGGGTATGAAGGTCAAGGGTGAGCGACGAATCATTATCCCCCCTGGAATGGCCTACGGTAAGCAGAAGCTGCCCGGTATCCCCCCCAACTCCCAGCTTACTTTCGATGTTAAGGTCGTTAACATCAAATAA
- a CDS encoding 60S ribosomal protein eL6 (Compare to YALI0E27830g, similar to Saccharomyces cerevisiae RPL6B (YLR448W) and RPL6A (YML073C); ancestral locus Anc_4.341, similar to uniprot|Q02326 Saccharomyces cerevisiae YML073c YL16A 60S large subunit ribosomal protein): protein MSKQIGGAKNGGSRTVPTEKAPKWYVAEPTHVKIPTVQNKSKLRPSLVPGAVLILLAGRFRGKRVVLLKSLEDGTLLVTGPFKVNGVPLRRVNARYVIATSTKVDVSGVKADKFTPAYFARSSADKKAEKQFFAEGKQKELKAERVADQKDVDAALIAEIKKTPLLKQYLASQFSLKSGDKPHLLKF, encoded by the coding sequence ATGTCCAAGCAGATCGGAGGAGCCAAGAACGGCGGTAGCCGAACCGTCCCCACTGAGAAGGCCCCCAAGTGGTACGTCGCTGAGCCCACTCACGTCAAGATCCCCACCGTCCAGAACAAGTCCAAGCTGCGACCTTCTCTTGTTCCCGGTGCCGTACTCATTCTCCTTGCCGGCCGATTCCGAGGCAAGCGAGTTGTTCTCCTCAAGTCTCTTGAGGATGGCACTCTCCTTGTGACCGGTCCCTTCAAGGTCAACGGTGTCCCTCTCCGACGAGTCAACGCCCGATACGTCATTGCCACCTCCACTAAGGTCGATGTCTCCGGTGTCAAGGCTGACAAGTTCACCCCTGCCTACTTCGCTCGATCTTCcgccgacaagaaggccgagaagcAGTTCTTCGCCGAGGgcaagcagaaggagctcaaggccgagcGAGTCGCCGACCAGAAGGACGTCGATGCTGCTCTCATTGccgagatcaagaagacTCCTCTTCTCAAGCAGTACCTGGCTTCCCAGTTCTCTCTCAAGTCTGGTGACAAGCCCCACCTGCTCAAGTTTTAA
- a CDS encoding uncharacterized protein (Compare to YALI0E27852g, similar to uniprot|P48777 Emericella nidulans UAPC Purine permease), whose protein sequence is MLGHVPTKTFSEKAGKMARIIKHKLTTREGLIGDYDYAFLFTPKIPFMKKREDEPSTFFPLNSSLPLFLAILLGFQHSLAMVAGVVTPPLIMGGSANFGPDLSQYLVSACLIGSGILSLIHIIRFKIPKTNIYIGTGLISVVGTSFATINVFTSSLPIMYRSGICQTAADGTPLPCPDGYGRLIATAMVCALLEVVLSFLPAKVLKKVFPPIVTGPVVLLIGVELVSSGFKDWAGGSGPCYGRPTSGDFMMCPANGAPMAAPWGSAQFIGLGFLVFISILFCEKWGAPIMKSCSVVIGLLVGCIVAAACGYFDGTNIDAAPVGTFLWTHTFKLKIYGPAVLPMLAVYLVLMMESIGDITATCDVSRQAVEGPEYESRIKGGILGDGIIGILAGAFTLTPMSTFAQNNGVIALTKCANRQAGAWACFFMLIMGIFAKFAAAIVAIPKPVLGGMTTFLFSSVCVSGIAIITRAGKIQRRERLILTASLVMGLGATMVPDWFTYVFTYKGDNHSLRGFYDAIELVMTNGFAIAGFVGIACNLILAEEENVDDEQEMQVVEIDAAEEENSSSDDMMVPEAKRASEDHKRVDMV, encoded by the coding sequence ATGCTTGGACACGTCCCAACCAAAACGTTCTCGGAAAAGGCCGGAAAGATGGCCCGAATCATCAAACACAAGCTCACCACTCGAGAAGGACTCATTGGAGACTACGACTACGCATTTCTCTTCACCCCCAAGATCCCCTTCATGAAGAAACGAGAAGACGAACCCTCGACCTTTTTCCCTCTCAACTCGTCACTTCCTCTCTTCCTAGCAATTCTGCTGGGATTCCAGCATTCTCTGGCCATGGTGGCTGGAGTCGTCACACCTCCTCTGATCATGGGTGGTTCTGCCAACTTTGGACCTGATCTCAGCCAGTACCTCGTCTCTGCATGCCTCATTGGCTCTGGAATTCTGTCGCTCATCCATATTATTCGATTCAAAATTCCCAAAACTAATATCTACATTGGAACCGGCCTGATTTCCGTGGTTGGAACCTCATTCGCTACCATCAACGTCTTCACCAGTTCACTGCCCATTATGTACCGATCAGGTATTTGTCAGACAGCTGCTGACGGAACTCCTCTTCCCTGTCCTGATGGCTACGGTCGTCTCATTGCTACTGCCATGGTCTGCGCGCTTCTGGAAGTCGTGCTTTCATTCCTGCCTGCTAAGGTCCTCAAGAAGGTCTTCCCTCCCATCGTCACCGGCCCTGTAGTGCTTCTCATTGGTGTCGAGCTTGTATCTTCCGGTTTCAAGGACTGGGCTGGAGGATCTGGCCCCTGCTACGGACGACCTACTTCTGGAGACTTCATGATGTGTCCTGCCAACGGTGCTCCGATGGCCGCTCCCTGGGGCTCAGCCCAGTTCATCGGTCTTGGAttcctcgtcttcatctctATTCTCTTCTGTGAAAAGTGGGGAGCTCCCATCATGAAGTCCTGCTCGGTTGTCATTGGTCTGCTGGTCGGATGTattgtggctgctgcttgtggATACTTTGATGGAACCAACATCGATGCTGCTCCTGTCGGAACCTTCCTGTGGACCCACACCTTCAAGCTCAAGATCTACGGACCAGCAGTACTTCCTATGCTTGCTGTCTATCTAGTGCTGATGATGGAGTCCATTGGTGACATTACCGCCACATGTGACGTATCTCGACAAGCCGTTGAGGGCCCCGAGTACGAGTCTCGAATCAAGGGAGGCAttcttggtgatggtaTCATTGGTATCCTTGCCGGAGCCTTCACTCTTACTCCCATGTCTACGTTTGCTCAGAACAACGGTGTTATTGCTCTCACCAAGTGTGCCAACAGACAGGCTGGAGCCTGGGCCTGTTTCTTTATGCTCATCATGGGTATTTTCGCCAAGTTTGCTGCTGCTATTGTGGCCATCCCCAAGCCTGTTCTGGGAGGCATGACCAcctttctcttctcttctgtctgcGTCTCTGGTATTGCCATTATAACCCGAGCCGGCAAGATCCAGCGACGAGAGCGACTGATTCTGACAGCCTCTCTGGTCATGGGTCTTGGTGCTACCATGGTCCCCGATTGGTTCACTTACGTATTCACCTACAAGGGCGACAACCACTCTCTTCGGGGCTTCTACGATGCTATCGAGCTAGTTATGACCAATGGTTTCGCAATTGCCGGATTTGTTGGTATTGCTTGCAACCTCATCTtggctgaggaggagaacgTTGACGATGAACAGGAAATGCAGGTGGTCGAGATTGAcgctgctgaggaggagaactCTAGCTCCGATGATATGATGGTTCCTGAGGCCAAGCGAGCCTCCGAGGACCACAAGCGAGTGGACATGGTTTAG
- a CDS encoding uncharacterized protein (Compare to YALI0E27874g, some similarities with uniprot|P21373 Saccharomyces cerevisiae YJR049c UTR1 associated with ferric reductase activity) has protein sequence MSTPVSESPYVHQRFDAALSAASALQELSAEDIQSSRLSHAHFVQTATGVRRIAKHLGKASVHIDVTKVMIITKARDNSLVYLTRDMARWLMDRGVVVYVDAKLEKSGRFDAPTLTANTPARMLRYWTAEMATQKPELFDLVITLGGDGTVLWASWLFQGTAPPVIPFALGSLGFLTNFEYHDFGKHLTKAMTQGVHVHLRMRFTCTVFKREMNPETGKRDKHHSKIGRHEVLNEIVVDRGPSPFISMLELYGDDNLLTIVQADGLILSTPTGSTAYSLSAGGSLVHPEIPAICVTPICPHTLSFRPMLLPDSMTLKVVVPRKNSRTSAWVSFDGRSRVELKSGDYITVRASKFPFPTVIRSDMDYIESVSRTLKWNTRELQKPLTSLSRPASTVSVNRSASLHASSSVPSGAGYSRLRSRSMKGTPGVMTPISQLTAALPTIQQSTPSVPNTTNSNTPTSTGTANSNINNNYNPTTNPTTNTNTNPTTTTTQKPYNLRDNQPSRSNSRDNGTASLPQSFSTSYMPNTMPSGMTSTNSATPQQYSAASTTCLNSPPVTRGFTPIQQQSPAQIQAFESMIDFDIDDEGTSTFADCSRRGGLVMSPTSVFSPTGSNDGMLTLDDLGKQVSDSDSDSYHSSEYEEEEYDIDIDLAHKTENLHVLDKDEDRNNEQEDTK, from the coding sequence ATGAGCACTCCGGTCAGCGAGTCTCCGTACGTGCACCAGCGGTTCGACGCTGCTCTCAGCGCCGCCTCGGCCCTCCAGGAGCTCTCAGCTGAAGACATTCAGAGCTCACGACTCAGCCATGCTCACTTCGTCCAAACTGCGACAGGAGTTCGACGAATTGCCAAACATCTCGGCAAGGCCTCCGTCCACATCGATGTGACTAAGGTCAtgatcatcaccaaggccCGAGACAACTCGCTTGTCTACCTGACCCGAGATATGGCCCGGTGGTTGATGGACCGAGGAGTGGTGGTCTATGTGGATGCCAAACTCGAGAAGAGTGGCCGCTTCGACGCTCCTACACTGACTGCAAACACCCCAGCACGTATGCTCAGATACTGGACTGCCGAAATGGCGACCCAGAAGCCCGAGCTCTTTGATCTAGTCATTACCCTGGGAGGAGACGGGACGGTTCTGTGGGCCTCGTGGCTTTTTCAAGGCACCGCTCCCCCCGTTATTCCCTTTGCGCTGGGTTCGCTCGGCTTCCTGACCAATTTTGAATACCATGACTTTGGCAAGCATCTTACAAAGGCCATGACTCAGGGAGTACATGTGCATCTGAGAATGCGATTCACATGCACCGTGTTCAAGCGGGAAATGAACCCGGAAACCGGAAAGAGAGATAAGCATCACTCCAAGATTGGCCGACACGAAGTTCTCAACGAAATTGTCGTCGATAGAGGTCCTTCACCATTCATCTCAATGCTGGAGCTCTATGGGGATGATAACCTGTTGACCATCGTACAGGCTGATGGCCTCATTCTATCGACTCCCACAGGATCCACGGCATACTCTTTGTCAGCAGGAGGCTCTCTGGTTCACCCTGAGATTCCAGCCATCTGTGTGACTCCAATTTGTCCCCATACCCTGTCCTTCAGACCCATGCTTCTGCCTGATTCAATGACACTCAAGGTGGTTGTTCCTCGAAAGAACTCACGGACTTCAGCATGGGTCTCATTTGATGGCAGATCACGTGTGGAGCTCAAGTCGGGCGACTACATCACAGTGCGAGCTTCAAAGTTTCCATTCCCCACCGTGATCCGATCAGACATGGACTACATTGAGTCTGTGAGTCGAACACTCAAGTGGAACACCCGAGAACTCCAGAAGCCTCTGACGTCACTTTCCAGACCTGCATCGACCGTTTCTGTCAACAGAAGCGCCTCTCTCCATGCCTCTTCGTCAGTGCCAAGTGGAGCAGGGTACAGCCGTCTGAGAAGTAGATCGATGAAGGGCACCCCAGGAGTCATGACTCCCATCAGTCAGCTTACTGCAGCACTGCCAACCATCCAGCAGAGCACTCCTTCCGTTCCCAACACAACTAATAGTAACACACCTACAAGCACGGGTACTGccaactccaacatcaacaacaatTACAACCCAACCACAAACccaaccacaaacacgaACACAAACCCGACGACGACCACTACACAGAAACCCTACAATCTCAGAGACAACCAGCCCAGCAGAAGCAACAGCAGAGATAACGGAACTGCTTCTCTTCCTCAAAGTTTCAGCACAAGTTATATGCCCAACACAATGCCCAGCGGAATGACTAGCACTAACTCTGCCACTCCCCAGCAGTACTCGGCAGCCTCTACTACATGTCTCAACTCACCCCCTGTTACCCGAGGCTTCACACCCATTCAGCAGCAGTCGCCGGCTCAGATCCAGGCGTTTGAGAGTATGATTGACTTTGATATCGACGACGAAGGCACCTCCACCTTTGCCGACTGCTctcgaagaggaggactggTCATGTCCCCGACATCTGTCTTCTCTCCCACCGGCTCCAACGACGGCATGCTGACCTTGGACGATCTGGGTAAGCAGGTgtcggactcggactcggactcgtACCACTCTTCGGAGtacgaggaagaggagtaTGATATTGACATTGACCTTGCCCACAAGACGGAGAATTTGCATGTgctggacaaggacgaAGATAGGAACAACGAGCAGGAGGACACGAAGTAA